The following nucleotide sequence is from Solanum dulcamara chromosome 7, daSolDulc1.2, whole genome shotgun sequence.
AGCATCATCAATAAAAGCAACTAGGTCTTCAGAACTCAGAACTTGAGATCTAACAAAACTAGTAAACATCAAGTCTGTACGCTGCAATATCATCTCATCTTGGTCATGTATTAGTTCATATGCTTTTCCAACAGCAGCACAGAGCTCTATAAACGAGTGATCCTCCAAGTTTTTCCTCAAGTCAAGTACAACACCTTGTCTGTCACCTATATCTATGGGTTTCATTTTCACAGCGATACTTCTTATTGATTCAAGGTTaaaatatatatgctgcagTGGTTTTGATGGTTTCCGACTTGTTTCGTTCTTTACATGGGCAAGTGTATGTAGTAGGACTACATATGCAAAGGCAAAGCGCAcaatgaagatgaagaagtcgTAGAAATTCATGCctacaaaagaaaagaaaaagatagcTTGGTCGTCAAGATGCTGTTCTCCCTTCTTTAAGTGAACTCACAAAGGAATTCAACAAAAGATAACAAAGCcctaaacaatttttttaaaacagttGTTAGAAGATCCAGCTAAGCCATAATTATCTCGCTGAACATACTAGAACTTTTAATCAAGGGCAGACCTGTATTAGCAGCAAGATTTCGCTGGCAAAGCTCTTCAAAGTCATCACATCCCTTGAGGTCTTCAATGTATTCACAAGCCTCATTGTAATCTTTTAAAAGCAAATCCCACTGATATCACATATATAGATATGATTAGTTTCTGAGGAAAACATAATAACTATATTCATGTAAAAGGATAGTAAGCAAGCATTTTATAGCAACTTCACTTACCACCCAAGATAAATTATATCCATTGAACCAGTTATGATTTATGGATATTGTATCCTCCTGCAATTCATGTATCGTACTTTTAGCTGAATACAACCCATAGATCCTCAACATAAATACAAGAAAGCTTCATCTCAAATGCATTTTCAGCTACATTACATGCCAAGAGTAACTATTTGTCCAAGCCTTCATGGATAGAGTTACCCGGTACTTATACTGGTGGAAAGTAGCAGGTACCCGTTGGAATTAATTGAGGTAAGTGCAAGTTGTCTCACACACCACggctataaaaaaaattacagtcCCAGATGAGTAGAATCTACTGTCAACTGTTGTGATAAACAGATACATTAACAAATTATTGACAGAGGATCCCCTTACCAAAATATGTGTATAACCTATCCACCTTAAACAGTTATATCCAGTATATTCAGAAGACATTCATCCGACTCCAAACAATTCATTCTCATCTAACGTGTAATGGATGTAACTAGGACAGTAACCACTTGCCATGAGATCCTTTCTGGAACTCAAGATTGCAATCTTCCAAGAGAGCTGATTACAGCTGTACTTATTTCAATTTTACCACTATAACACCACAGGCAATATGTTCAGCTCTAAAGATAGCAgtgtagaaaaaaaaaggaagttaCGCACTATTACAGTAAGCTACTCAAGTTTTTCAGTTGAATAAGAAGCTGTACATAATTTATACTCTATGAAGAAACACATGCCATAACAAATAAGAGACAATTATGCATATGATTAAAGCGAGAAATACCAGATTATGAACTTGATGATACCATCCACTAGGCACGAAGATTACTTCATTTTCCTCCTGGGTGCACTCCCACCAGATAGCCTGAACTCATGATAGAAGTCAAAAACTGAGAAAACATTTTGAGTCCAAGGAACAAACTGCCAGAGAGACATGCGTCATTGAAAAAGTAACTAGCAAATTACCTTTTCAAATCCAGGAAATTTTGATTGAGAAACATCGGCAAAGATGTTATATACGGAACTTTTCATATTCCTGAGTAAACAAAGAGTATAAACTATGTGAACTCACCGAAGATAGCAAAAATCATTTTCCCTGTTTCCGTAAATTTACTTATAGCAATACAAGGAAGATTTTGCTTCTTTTTAACCAATCATGAGCGGCATTACAAGTTAATAGTTATCAACAGCAATATGAAAGGGAATTCACATAAAAGTTGTCACACAAATGTGAAGAGTTTGAATTTGTAATGCATTGATCCAAGGAACTGATCGTTATTCACACGTCTTTGATGCTTCTATTTCAATATTCTGTGACAGTCATCTATGGAAGATTGTGAAATATGGAATACGAGAAAACTTCTTCTGAGATACATGTTTACGATGATATGGCCCATCTGCTTGGAGCTTGACATCAGAACTTTCAGTGTTTAGCAGCGTACGTTGCTTTCTCAGTCACTCAGACAATTTTTTCCAAATCATTCACAGTTTTAACCCAATCTCATTTCCAAAGTCCGAAAATGTTGGCAGGAAAAGAAAAATGGTTTGAAGAAAGTCCATGGATAAAAAAAACATGTACCACACCTGTCAAAAACTAAGTGATGTTGCCTTGGAGGCAGAAAATACCACTGCTTTTTTCCACAGACATTTGCAGACCAACTGTATGACCTGAATACATCGGCATGAAGAGGTGTCCATGTTCCTGCATCCATTTCTAAAGTTTAAACGCTTCCCAAAAGTTCTAGGTATTTGATTTAAAAACAAACTAATTTATAGCTAGAGCCATGGAAAATAACAACTGTGTCttacaagaaagaaaaataccGCGAGAATAGTCAGACCTTTTGATCCCATGTATACAAAACGATAGTCAGAGCAActtatttcatttctctcaCTATATGTATCAGGATCCTTATGCATACGAAATTTGTCAAGATAGAAATTCAGCCAGTCATCAGAAAAGTCTGCGGGGATTTTGTATGCAATATACTCCGGATACTCCTAGAAAGAagtttgaattttcaaaatcagCAAGAGAAACAGATGTAATCTACTCAGTTTCTACGTAGGACCAAAGAAAAAGATGGAGATATACATTTCTAATCCTAATCACAATGTCAGTGTGATATACATTTCTAATCCTAATCACAATGTCAGTGTAACCTTGTGACAGAAGAAAATGCAACTCCTAATCTCCCCATTATGATTGAAATATTACAATTTAAAATGTAATCTACTCACTCAGTTTCAATGGAGTGTGTTTTTCATCTTATGTTACACAAGTGTATCCCAATATATAAGGTACATGGAAACAAAACTGCACAAGTAAATGCAAAGTGTATTTCTAATGAGCAAATCAACATGCTACCGACACTTTTATGCTACTATGCTGAAAAAGAGATTTATCGGCTTACTTAAATCCTGAAACAAACATTATCACGGTGAAAAGGAGTACTTGTAATAGAGTCCCTCCACACTATGTTATGTGCTGGGGTTAAATAGTATGCTATATTCCTATATCAACTTCGATTATTGGGGTCGTAGATAATAGCTATCCACAAACCATTATGTCAAACACTCTACATTCTACTTTATGTGTGCTGATAGCATTTAACAAAATTGCTCGTCGTCTGAAAGGACAAATCTTTTTATTGGACACCATTTTTCTTTCTCCAAGAACAAAACAGTCGCATTCCACTATTTCACGGCAGGGGTGGAACAAACTTTACGAAATCAATGATCAATAGCACATATATCAATTGCATCAACAACAAAATACAAAAACGAGATTCACATAACATTAAATTTAGCTATTTTACATTTTGGCGGATCCAAAGTTGATACCTTTACAAAATGCCAGTCCTTCAAATACAATAAAGACCCGCCACCAGCACCACAATCACGAAGCCAATGATCAACAAATTCAGAAACAGTCATTTCTATTCTCTTCTGATCAGTGAACTCTCTAGTCCCACAATCTGTAACCTGCAAATCACCAGCAGGTAATTGACCACAAACACAAAACCCCCCAAAAGAGTCCGAATTAGGGGATTTAATGAATTGGGTAGAAGTAGTAATATCTTACCTGAACTATGGATTTCCCAAAATGGGTAGAGAAAAAGTGAAGATTGGGTTTTCCATTAGGTAAAACCCAATCCTTGCAAGCTCTCCAATCGTCCATAAGTCCTGTAAGAACCACAGGTTGGTTTCGGGCCATATATTTCTCCGCGAACTCACTGTAAGTTACTTCTCTGCCGTTCACTTTTTCAATTCTCCCTCCAACTTTCAAACCCATTTCTATATCATTCGCTTACAGATCTTCCCTCCTCGTTCTTCCTTTGCCCCGTCTCGATGATGAATCTTGATTCTTATGTACTAGCTCCTCCCTATTACTTCTGTAACTCTTATAACACTTAACTCTCCTATGCTTTATAATATTAACCCTCTTATGAAACAAATTAAATTCTCAAAGCAAGGAACAAGacagagagagaaaaagagttaTTATTTGTGTACAGAATTATTTATAGAAAGACAATTGGTTGAGGGAAAAGTAAAAAGTGACATATCcacttgttttaattattttataatattctctcttggatttctataaaaaaaaatagtgaaaaaataaatatatataattatcctGAACATCcttagatgttgtgcctcgttaaaatttTACTAGA
It contains:
- the LOC129896641 gene encoding arginine-specific demethylase JMJ20 codes for the protein MGLKVGGRIEKVNGREVTYSEFAEKYMARNQPVVLTGLMDDWRACKDWVLPNGKPNLHFFSTHFGKSIVQVTDCGTREFTDQKRIEMTVSEFVDHWLRDCGAGGGSLLYLKDWHFVKEYPEYIAYKIPADFSDDWLNFYLDKFRMHKDPDTYSERNEISCSDYRFVYMGSKGTWTPLHADVFRSYSWSANVCGKKQWYFLPPRQHHLVFDRNMKSSVYNIFADVSQSKFPGFEKAIWWECTQEENEVIFVPSGWYHQVHNLEDTISINHNWFNGYNLSWVWDLLLKDYNEACEYIEDLKGCDDFEELCQRNLAANTGMNFYDFFIFIVRFAFAYVVLLHTLAHVKNETSRKPSKPLQHIYFNLESIRSIAVKMKPIDIGDRQGVVLDLRKNLEDHSFIELCAAVGKAYELIHDQDEMILQRTDLMFTSFVRSQVLSSEDLVAFIDDAFTNFAGAFSH